A genomic window from Solanum stenotomum isolate F172 chromosome 10, ASM1918654v1, whole genome shotgun sequence includes:
- the LOC125842048 gene encoding AP-2 complex subunit mu-like: MPVSASAIYFLNLRGDVLINRLYRDDVGGNMVDAFRMHIMQSKELGTCPVRQIGGCSFLYMRISNVYIVIVVSSNANVACAFKFVVEAVTLFKSYFGGAFDEDAIRNNFVLIYELLDEIMDFGYPQNLSPEILKLYITQEGVRSSFSSKHVDKPVPNATLQVTGAVGWRREGLVYKKNEVFLDIVESVNLLMSSKGSVLRCDVTGKVLMKCFLTGMPDLKLGLNDKIGLEKESQLKSRPTKSGKTIELDDVTFHQCVNLTRFNSEKTVSFVPPDGEFELMKYRITEGVNLPFRVLPTIKELGRTRMEVNVKVKSVFGAKMFALGVVIKIPVPKQTAKTNFQVTSGRAKYNAAIDCLVWKIRKFPGQTESTLSAEVELISTITEKKSLTRPPIQMEFQVPMFTASGLRVRFLKVWEKSGYNTVEWVRYITKAGSYEIRC; this comes from the exons ATGCCAGTGTCGGCTTCAGCAATATACTTTTTGAATCTCCGTGGCGATGTCCTTATCAACCGTCTCTACAGGGACGATGTTGg GGGTAATATGGTAGATGCCTTCCGGATGCATATAATGCAGTCAAAAGAACTTGGTACATGTCCTGTCCGGCAGATTGGAGGCTGTTCTTTCTTGTACATGAGAATTAGCAATGTCTATATTGTGATTGTTGTTAGCAGCAATGCAAATGTTGCATGTGCATTCAAGTTTGTTGTTGAG GCTGTTACACTATTCAAATCTTATTTTGGTGGCGCCTTTGATGAAGATGCCATCCGCAATAACTTTGTTTTGATTTACGAGCTATTGGACG AAATTATGGACTTTGGTTACCCTCAAAATCTTTCACCTGAAATCTTGAAACTCTACATTACTCAGGAAGGTGTCCGGTCATCCTTTTCATCCAAG CATGTAGATAAGCCAGTTCCAAATGCAACATTGCAAGTAACTGGTGCGGTCGGTTGGCGCCGGGAGGGTCTTGTTTATAAGAAGAATGAG GTATTTCTGGATATTGTGGAGAGTGTTAATCTCCTTATGTCTTCAAAAG GTAGCGTCCTCCGTTGTGATGTAACTGGAAAAGTTCTCATGAAATGCTTCCTTACTGGAATGCCTGATCTGAAGTTGGgcttaaatgataaaattggtCTTGAGAAAGAGTCACAACTCAAGTCCCGTCCGACTAAGAG CGGTAAAACTATTGAGCTCGATGATGTTACTTTCCACCAATGTGTAAATTTGACAAGATTCAACTCAGAAAAGACCGTCAGCTTTGTCCCGCCTGATGGTGAATTTGAATTGATGAA GTACCGCATCACTGAAGGAGTAAATCTTCCTTTCCGTGTATTACCAACTATCAAAGAATTAGGCCGTACACGTATGGAAGTGAATGTTAAG GTTAAGAGTGTGTTTGGTGCAAAAATGTTTGCTCTTGGAGTAGTTATTAAAATTCCAGTGCCAAAGCAAACTGCTAAAACAAACTTCCAGGTGACCTCAGGGAGAGCAAAGTATAATGCAGCCATTGACTGTTTGGTTTGGAA GATACGAAAATTTCCGGGTCAAACTGAGTCAACATTGAGTGCTGAGGTTGAGTTAATTTCGACAATCACAGAGAAGAAGTCCTTGACTCGGCCGCCAATTCAGATGGAATTTCAG GTTCCCATGTTTACAGCATCTGGATTACGTGTTCGGTTTCTCAAG GTGTGGGAGAAGAGTGGCTACAACACAGTTGAATGGGTTCGTTATATCACCAAAGCTGGTTCTTATGAGATTAGGTGCTAA
- the LOC125841851 gene encoding AT-hook motif nuclear-localized protein 10-like: MDSEESPFAHHPSQFLQPPLPPPHSHATMAVAPPTPTPPQLLPNQQEQLSSYILPTNVIFQQPQQQLNLQFPFNSVSDQNPNSSFLDDGSSVAAAGAAAGAAAGAVAGAKKKRGRPRKYSTDGNNGSGVSATPIAQIPVNQADSGVGGVNGGASLENSSKKVRGRPPGSGKKKKQEALGAVGFGFTPYVIPVHIGEDIANKIVNFSLQGPPAVCILAATGVVCNVTLRQSIIGGGTVTYEGRFNIISLSGSFLLSESNGNRSRTGGLSVALSGPDGRVLGGVVAGMLKAASPVQLVVGTFTPEKEKLMSEAPSSTPPPNVLNSGAPVTETSSPSPGGSSDSVDDNGGSPLSHEQGLFGNAAQPMHNAPQPMHGMPAYWGQGM; this comes from the exons ATGGATTCTGAAGAATCCCCATTTGCACACCACCCATCCCAATTTCTACAACCACCCCTACCTCCACCACATAGCCATGCAACAATGGCGGTGGCACCACCAACCCCAACACCACCCCAACTCCTACCCAACCAACAAGAACAACTCAGCTCGTACATTTTACCTACAAATGTCATTTTTCAGCAACCCCAACAACAGCTTAACCTTCAATTTCCATTCAATTCAGTTTCTGATCAAAACCCAAATTCCAGTTTTCTTGATGATGGATCATCTGTTGCTGCTGCTGGAGCTGCTGCTGGAGCTGCTGCTGGGGCTGTTGCTGGGGCTAAGAAGAAGAGAGGACGCCCCAGGAAGTATTCAACTGATGGTAACAACGGTTCGGGTGTTTCTGCTACTCCAATTGCTCAAATTCCGGTGAATCAGGCTGATTCTGGCGTTGGTGGTGTTAATGGGGGTGCTTCTTTGGAGAATTCCTCTAAGAAGGTTCGTGGGAGGCCTCCGGGCTCTGGAAAGAAGAAAAAGCAAGAGGCTTTAG GTGCAGTTGGATTTGGATTTACACCGTATGTGATCCCTGTGCACATCGGGGAG GACATTGCAAATAAGATAGTGAATTTCTCACTGCAAGGACCACCAGCAGTTTGTATTCTAGCTGCAACTGGAGTCGTCTGCAATGTCACCCTCAGGCAGTCCATAATAGGTGGTGGCACTGTGACGTACGAG GGTCGATTCAACATCATCTCGTTATCGGGGTCTTTCTTGCTATCAGAAAGTAATGGCAACCGTAGCAGAACAGGTGGTCTTAGTGTGGCACTGTCTGGGCCAGATGGTAGAGTTTTGGGTGGAGTCGTTGCTGGAATGCTCAAGGCTGCCTCTCCGGTGCAG CTGGTTGTGGGTACCTTCACTCCAGAAAAGGAAAAGCTGATGTCTGAGGCACCATCCTCAACTCCACCTCCCAATGTATTGAATTCTGGTGCTCCGGTCACTGAGACGAGCTCTCCTTCCCCGGGTGGCTCAAGCGACTCAGTCGATGATAACGGTGGTAGCCCTCTCAGCCACGAACAAGGACTTTTTGGTAATGCTGCTCAACCCATGCATAATGCTCCTCAACCAATGCACGGTATGCCAGCATACTGGGGCCAAGGAATGTGA